A single genomic interval of Anopheles marshallii chromosome 2, idAnoMarsDA_429_01, whole genome shotgun sequence harbors:
- the LOC128708335 gene encoding prisilkin-39-like, which yields MLTTSVLFKMLLLTSILSQVVHCQRLGRSRRETSKPLSTDVRVPASIGTNEDVKPVGGSADELLRPAASTRTQRSYYGGGSSERLFDLGLLSRPGYYSGNRGYYPSGGYYPQSGYYPQGGYLPQGGYYPSGGYGGAGYYPGTNTLGVGSTTYGGGVYGGYGGYGGFGGNGGLQSYYGYNNDNYYGNRNLGYGYYTGTSPSGYVGSTLVSGFRGYN from the exons ATGCTTACTACGAGCGTGCTATTTAAG atgctgctgctgacctcGATTCTGTCGCAAGTGGTTCACTGTCAGCGGTTGGGGCGTAGTCGCCGCGAAACTTCCAAACCATTGTCCACGGATGTGCGGGTACCGGCGAGCATTGGGACGAATGAAGATGTCAAGCCGGTCGGTGGCAGTGCAGACGAGTTGTTGCGTCCGGCAGCTTCGACAAGGACGCAGCGCAGCTACTATGGTGGAGGTTCGAGCGAACGAT TGTTCGATCTGGGGCTGCTGAGCCGGCCCGGATACTATTCAGGCAATCGGGGATATTATCCATCCGGAGGCTACTACCCGCAGAGTGGATACTACCCACAAGGAGGTTATCTACCGCAGGGAGGCTACTATCCG TCGGGCGGTTATGGCGGTGCTGGTTACTACCCCGGAACGAACACGCTCGGTGTCGGCTCGACAACGTACGGTGGGGGCGTCTATGGTGGATACGGAGGTTACGGCGGGTTCGGAGGTAATGGTGGACTGCAGTCATACTATGGCTATAACAACGACAACTACTACGGTAACCGCAACCTGGGCTACGGCTACTACACCGGTACCTCACCGTCTGGCTACGTAGGCTCAACCCTCGTCAGCGGTTTCCGTGGCTATAACTGA